A single genomic interval of Shinella zoogloeoides harbors:
- a CDS encoding P1 family peptidase codes for MNKKTKPRARDLGLPFTGRTGPLNAITDVDGIAVGFQTIREETPRPGRKLPVRTGVTAILPHSGSETPVPVYAGVHRFNGNGEMTGTHWIEDGGTFLGPVMITNTHGVGITHHATIRWMLERYASTYEIGDFLWLMPVIAETYDGALSDINGMPVTEADARAALENLSRGPVQEGNCGGGTGMITYGFKGGTGTASRIVTYAGKDYTIGTLVQANHGQRDWLTVCGVPVGRHLQDNTPQSQLKERGSIIVVIATDLPLAPHQLKRLARRAAIGIGRGGTPGGNNSGDIFLAFSTANPQAMAHRAPEMLSLEILNDEHLDAAYLAAVDSVEEAVVNAMLAAEDAGGTPHDRLRVDAIRHDDLLSVMRQYGRVG; via the coding sequence ATGAACAAAAAGACAAAGCCCCGCGCCCGCGACCTCGGCCTGCCCTTCACCGGCCGCACCGGCCCCCTCAACGCCATCACCGATGTCGACGGCATCGCCGTCGGCTTCCAGACGATCCGGGAGGAAACCCCGCGCCCCGGCCGCAAGCTGCCGGTGCGCACCGGCGTCACCGCCATCCTGCCGCACAGCGGCAGCGAAACGCCCGTGCCCGTCTATGCCGGCGTGCACCGCTTCAACGGCAATGGCGAGATGACCGGCACGCACTGGATCGAGGACGGTGGCACCTTCCTCGGCCCGGTCATGATCACCAACACCCACGGCGTCGGCATCACCCACCATGCGACGATCCGCTGGATGCTGGAGCGCTACGCCTCGACCTACGAGATCGGCGATTTCCTCTGGCTGATGCCCGTCATCGCAGAAACCTATGACGGAGCGCTGAGCGACATCAACGGCATGCCGGTGACGGAAGCGGATGCGCGCGCGGCGCTGGAAAACCTCTCGCGCGGCCCCGTTCAGGAGGGCAATTGCGGTGGCGGCACGGGCATGATCACCTACGGCTTCAAGGGCGGCACGGGCACCGCATCGCGCATCGTCACCTATGCCGGCAAGGACTATACGATCGGCACGCTGGTGCAGGCCAACCACGGCCAGCGCGACTGGCTGACAGTCTGCGGCGTACCCGTCGGCAGGCACCTGCAGGACAATACCCCGCAAAGCCAGCTCAAGGAACGCGGCTCGATCATCGTCGTCATCGCCACCGACCTGCCGCTCGCCCCGCACCAGTTGAAGCGCCTCGCCCGACGCGCCGCCATCGGCATCGGCCGGGGCGGCACGCCCGGCGGCAACAATTCCGGCGACATTTTCCTCGCCTTCTCCACCGCCAATCCGCAGGCGATGGCGCATCGCGCGCCGGAAATGCTTTCCCTCGAAATCCTCAACGACGAACATCTCGACGCCGCCTACCTTGCGGCGGTGGACAGCGTGGAGGAAGCGGTGGTCAACGCCATGCTGGCGGCGGAGGACGCCGGCGGCACGCCGCATGACAGGCTGCGCGTCGATGCTATCAGGCACGACGACCTGCTTTCCGTCATGCGGCAATACGGCCGGGTCGGCTAG
- a CDS encoding polyamine ABC transporter substrate-binding protein, whose translation MRGTALSLAAIVATAGVAGASELNVYNWGEYINPEVLKKFEEETKIKVNLSTYSSNEEMLAKIQGGATGYDVVFPSVHMQDIMAKLDLLEKTDINKYEGFKNIDPAFLRAKSDPNGEYCLPYAWGSVGIFYNRKVLGKDVTGWKDLIETVKAKGLKFTLLDDMREVLAVGLILNGHKINSTDPAELQQAADTIIAMKPDVAAFTYDERPMVQAGDVAAGHAFVGAMIDVFGNEKDLGYVIPEEGATMYQEDICVLKSAPNKENAIKFLQFYTRPEIVALNVAQQTNGTANVPARQLTPEKIKNSKEINPPAETMDRLQIFEDLGPALRQVDRVWTRVKTAQ comes from the coding sequence ATGCGCGGTACAGCCCTCTCGCTCGCCGCCATCGTGGCGACGGCGGGCGTTGCGGGCGCCAGCGAACTCAACGTCTACAACTGGGGCGAATACATCAATCCGGAAGTGCTGAAGAAGTTCGAGGAGGAGACCAAGATCAAGGTCAATCTCTCGACCTATTCCTCCAACGAGGAAATGCTGGCGAAGATCCAGGGCGGCGCGACGGGTTACGACGTCGTCTTCCCGTCCGTGCACATGCAGGACATCATGGCCAAGCTCGATCTTCTGGAGAAGACCGACATCAACAAATACGAGGGCTTCAAGAACATCGATCCCGCCTTCCTGCGCGCCAAGAGCGACCCGAACGGCGAATATTGCCTGCCCTACGCCTGGGGTTCGGTCGGCATCTTCTACAACCGCAAGGTTCTCGGCAAGGACGTCACCGGCTGGAAGGACCTCATCGAGACCGTGAAGGCCAAGGGCCTGAAGTTCACCCTGCTCGACGACATGCGCGAGGTGCTGGCCGTCGGCCTCATCCTCAACGGCCACAAGATCAACTCCACCGATCCGGCCGAGCTGCAGCAGGCGGCCGATACGATCATCGCGATGAAGCCGGACGTGGCGGCCTTCACCTATGACGAGCGGCCGATGGTGCAGGCAGGCGATGTTGCCGCCGGCCACGCCTTCGTCGGTGCGATGATCGACGTCTTCGGCAACGAGAAGGACCTCGGCTACGTCATCCCCGAGGAGGGGGCGACCATGTATCAGGAGGATATCTGCGTCCTGAAGAGCGCGCCGAACAAGGAGAACGCCATCAAGTTCCTCCAGTTCTACACCCGCCCGGAGATCGTCGCCCTCAACGTCGCGCAGCAGACCAATGGCACGGCCAATGTGCCGGCGCGGCAATTGACCCCGGAAAAGATCAAGAATAGCAAGGAAATCAACCCGCCGGCCGAGACGATGGACCGTCTCCAGATATTCGAGGATCTGGGACCGGCCCTGCGTCAGGTGGACCGCGTCTGGACGCGGGTCAAGACGGCCCAGTGA
- a CDS encoding YbaN family protein, which yields MRSIYMLAGFLMTALGIIGVFLPLLPTTPFLLVAAWCFSRSSPRFEQWLLDHRTLGPPLANWRREGAISARAKIAAVGLIALSYALLLYRLQPSPALAISVGLVLACSIAFIVTRPLPRKD from the coding sequence GTGCGCTCGATCTACATGCTGGCCGGCTTCCTGATGACGGCGCTCGGCATTATCGGCGTTTTCCTGCCGTTGCTGCCGACGACACCGTTCCTGCTCGTCGCGGCCTGGTGCTTCTCGCGCTCCTCGCCGCGTTTCGAGCAATGGCTTCTCGACCACCGCACGCTCGGCCCGCCGCTGGCGAACTGGCGGCGGGAGGGTGCGATCTCGGCCCGCGCCAAGATCGCCGCCGTCGGCCTCATCGCCCTGAGCTACGCTCTCCTGCTCTATCGCCTGCAGCCCTCACCGGCCCTCGCGATCTCTGTCGGGCTTGTCCTGGCGTGCAGCATCGCTTTCATCGTGACGCGCCCGCTGCCGCGGAAGGACTGA
- a CDS encoding CocE/NonD family hydrolase — translation MTSRAFTTIENEWITLADGTRLAARIWMPEGAEQDPVPAVLEFLPYRKRDGTSLRDESTYPVFAAAGIAGVRVDIRGSGESDGVIDGEYTPLELANARELIAWIAAQPWSNGSVGMMGISWGGFNCLQVAALKPPALKAVISIASTVDRYNDDIHYKNGTHLSAQLSWAATMLAYQSRSPDPAIVGDRWRDMWLERLENEPFFLEEWLRHQRRDAFWKHGSICEDFAGFPVPALVIAGWADGYRSTPLKAVEGLGDKAKALIGPWVHKYPHFAWPKPRMDFHAEAIAWWNHWLRGEENGAQDAPQVRAYMQDAARPALRRESDPGFWIAKDRWETPEMAAFHVAPHGALVSGPPVAGASHDRFLKSPLDTGIMAGEWFTLKPDAEMALDQRLDDAGSLVIETPPLTETQDFLGQPALELDVSTEAEIANLCARLVDIHPDGTATRVTFGVLNLAHRDGNAEPSAMPMGAKTRIRLVLDAMGYRFRAGHRIRLSLSTAYWPMVLPPPVDAGVTLDLASLGLFLPKLGEHRVIVLPEPENPDPLPKYTELAPAETARSVERDLTNGLTEYSIYEDTGLYEHPGTGLATRQVRDEVWSIAPDDPLSMTGTSIWTCDMQRPGWFVRTVSTATIACTATDWLIAANVRAFEGETLVFEKSFEETIARDFM, via the coding sequence ATGACATCCCGCGCCTTCACCACCATCGAAAACGAATGGATCACGCTTGCCGACGGCACACGGCTCGCCGCGCGCATCTGGATGCCGGAAGGCGCGGAGCAGGATCCGGTGCCCGCCGTCCTCGAATTCCTGCCCTACCGCAAGCGCGACGGCACGAGCCTGCGCGATGAATCGACCTACCCCGTCTTCGCCGCGGCGGGCATTGCCGGCGTGCGCGTCGATATTCGCGGCTCGGGCGAGTCCGACGGTGTCATCGACGGCGAATACACCCCGCTGGAGCTGGCGAATGCCCGCGAGCTCATCGCCTGGATCGCCGCCCAGCCCTGGTCGAACGGCTCCGTCGGCATGATGGGCATTTCCTGGGGCGGCTTCAACTGCCTGCAGGTCGCCGCCCTCAAGCCACCGGCCCTGAAGGCTGTCATCTCCATCGCCTCCACCGTCGACCGTTACAACGACGACATCCACTACAAGAATGGCACGCACCTTTCCGCCCAGCTTTCATGGGCCGCGACCATGCTCGCCTACCAGTCCCGCTCGCCCGACCCCGCCATCGTCGGCGACCGGTGGCGGGACATGTGGCTGGAGCGGCTGGAGAACGAACCCTTCTTCCTGGAGGAATGGCTGCGGCACCAGCGCCGCGACGCCTTCTGGAAGCACGGCTCCATCTGCGAGGACTTTGCCGGTTTTCCCGTGCCCGCCCTTGTCATCGCCGGCTGGGCGGACGGCTATCGCAGCACGCCGCTGAAGGCCGTCGAGGGGCTGGGCGACAAGGCCAAGGCACTGATCGGCCCCTGGGTCCACAAATACCCCCACTTCGCCTGGCCGAAGCCGCGCATGGATTTCCACGCCGAGGCCATCGCCTGGTGGAACCATTGGCTGCGCGGCGAGGAAAACGGCGCGCAAGACGCCCCGCAGGTACGCGCCTATATGCAGGATGCCGCCCGCCCGGCCTTGCGGCGCGAGAGCGATCCCGGCTTCTGGATCGCCAAGGACCGCTGGGAGACGCCCGAGATGGCGGCCTTCCATGTCGCACCGCACGGCGCGCTCGTCTCCGGCCCGCCGGTAGCCGGCGCAAGCCATGACCGCTTCCTGAAATCGCCGCTCGATACCGGCATCATGGCCGGCGAATGGTTCACGCTGAAGCCGGATGCGGAAATGGCGCTCGACCAGCGCCTCGACGATGCCGGCTCGCTGGTCATCGAGACGCCGCCGCTGACCGAGACGCAGGATTTCCTCGGCCAGCCGGCGCTGGAACTCGATGTTTCCACGGAGGCGGAGATCGCTAATCTCTGCGCCCGCCTCGTCGACATACATCCGGACGGTACCGCGACACGCGTCACCTTCGGCGTCCTGAACCTTGCCCATCGCGACGGCAATGCCGAACCCAGCGCCATGCCGATGGGCGCAAAGACCCGCATCCGCCTTGTGCTCGATGCGATGGGCTATCGCTTCCGCGCCGGCCACCGCATCCGCCTGTCCCTCTCGACCGCCTACTGGCCGATGGTGCTGCCGCCGCCGGTGGACGCCGGCGTGACGCTGGACCTTGCCTCGCTCGGCCTTTTCCTGCCGAAACTCGGGGAGCATCGGGTGATCGTCCTGCCCGAACCGGAAAATCCCGATCCGCTGCCGAAATATACAGAACTCGCGCCCGCCGAGACCGCCAGAAGCGTCGAGCGGGACCTGACCAACGGCCTGACGGAGTATTCGATCTACGAGGATACCGGCCTTTACGAACACCCCGGCACGGGACTTGCGACGCGGCAGGTGCGCGACGAGGTCTGGTCCATCGCCCCGGACGATCCGCTTTCGATGACCGGCACCTCGATCTGGACCTGCGACATGCAGCGCCCCGGCTGGTTCGTGCGCACCGTCTCGACGGCCACCATCGCCTGCACGGCGACGGACTGGCTGATCGCCGCCAATGTCCGCGCCTTCGAAGGTGAGACGCTGGTCTTCGAGAAATCCTTCGAGGAGACCATCGCGCGCGACTTCATGTGA
- a CDS encoding ABC transporter permease has product MKIFATLARGSLLAYTALFFAFIYIPLALIAIYSFNANPVNMMTWTGFTTDWYAQVLGYKTKISENALYLESTGQLVQAVGNSLKIAASTTAIATVLGTAMAIALYRFDFFGRRFYRVVMFMPMLMPDIVLGIALLIFFVNAGIHLGIGTIIIGQCTFLTSYVFIVVTARLAGMDRTLEHASADLGANEWTTFRRVVFPQLLPGILGGALLAFIISMDDLVITYFIAGVDVTTLPMFIFAMLRRGIKPEINAIAVMMLTFSFVIASLGLYLRSRQK; this is encoded by the coding sequence ATGAAGATTTTCGCCACCCTCGCCCGCGGCAGCCTCTTGGCCTATACTGCGCTGTTCTTCGCCTTCATCTACATTCCACTGGCGCTGATCGCGATCTATTCGTTCAACGCCAACCCCGTGAACATGATGACCTGGACCGGCTTCACCACCGACTGGTACGCCCAGGTCCTCGGCTACAAGACGAAGATTTCGGAAAACGCGCTCTATCTCGAATCGACCGGCCAGCTCGTGCAGGCCGTCGGCAACAGCCTGAAGATCGCCGCCTCCACCACCGCCATCGCCACCGTGCTCGGCACGGCCATGGCCATCGCGCTCTACCGCTTCGATTTCTTCGGCCGCCGTTTCTACCGCGTCGTCATGTTCATGCCGATGCTGATGCCGGATATCGTGCTCGGCATCGCTCTGCTGATCTTCTTCGTCAATGCCGGCATCCATCTCGGCATCGGCACGATCATCATCGGCCAGTGCACCTTCCTGACCTCCTATGTCTTCATCGTCGTCACCGCCCGGCTCGCCGGCATGGATCGGACGCTGGAACACGCCTCCGCCGATCTCGGGGCAAACGAATGGACGACTTTCCGCAGGGTGGTCTTCCCGCAGCTCCTGCCGGGCATCCTCGGCGGCGCGCTGCTCGCCTTCATCATCTCGATGGACGACCTCGTGATCACCTATTTCATCGCCGGCGTCGATGTCACGACGCTGCCGATGTTCATCTTCGCCATGCTCCGGCGCGGCATCAAGCCGGAGATCAACGCCATCGCCGTGATGATGCTGACCTTCTCCTTCGTCATCGCCTCCCTCGGCCTCTACCTTCGCTCCCGGCAGAAATGA
- a CDS encoding ABC transporter ATP-binding protein, protein MRDSIVRLEKAAKAFATPEGQTVTALDAIDLDVRRNEFLTLLGPSGCGKTTLLQAISGFVELDSGRILIDGEDMTERPPYRRPVNTVFQNYALFPHMSVGENTGYALEVAGVAKPERLKRVAEALAMVGLEGLESRKPRQLSGGQQQRVALARAIIARPKLLLLDEPLSALDKNLRQAMQIELKTLQNELGISFIFVTHDQQEALTMSDRVAVLSGGRIQQLDTPRAIYDQPKNSFVATFVGASNLFEGKAGSGQLVTEDGLAISHGRPGTTGAATALIRPEQFFLAEAGSDAPSLDIDLEQIVFVGSTFELFGRTATGRRVIAEIPATRRNLVGEVEQTRHARLAYDPAAVHLIPAEAA, encoded by the coding sequence ATGCGAGATTCCATAGTCCGCCTGGAGAAGGCGGCGAAGGCCTTTGCCACGCCCGAAGGCCAGACGGTCACCGCGCTCGACGCCATCGACCTCGATGTCCGGCGCAACGAATTCCTGACACTGCTGGGGCCGTCGGGTTGCGGAAAGACCACCCTCCTGCAGGCGATCAGCGGCTTCGTGGAACTCGATTCCGGCCGCATCCTGATCGACGGCGAGGACATGACCGAAAGGCCGCCCTACCGCCGCCCGGTCAACACGGTGTTCCAGAACTATGCGCTCTTCCCGCACATGTCGGTGGGCGAGAACACCGGCTATGCGTTGGAGGTCGCGGGCGTCGCGAAGCCCGAGCGGCTGAAGCGCGTGGCGGAAGCCCTCGCCATGGTGGGCCTCGAAGGGCTGGAAAGCCGCAAGCCGCGCCAGCTTTCCGGAGGCCAGCAGCAGCGCGTGGCGCTCGCCCGCGCCATCATCGCCCGCCCGAAACTCCTCCTCCTCGACGAGCCGCTCTCGGCTCTCGACAAGAACCTGCGGCAGGCCATGCAGATCGAGTTGAAGACGCTGCAGAACGAGCTTGGCATCTCCTTCATCTTCGTCACCCATGACCAGCAGGAGGCGCTGACCATGTCGGACCGCGTCGCCGTGCTCTCGGGCGGGCGTATCCAGCAGCTCGATACGCCCCGGGCCATCTATGACCAGCCGAAGAACAGCTTCGTCGCTACCTTCGTCGGTGCCAGCAACCTCTTCGAGGGCAAGGCCGGCAGCGGCCAGCTCGTGACGGAGGACGGCCTCGCCATCTCGCATGGAAGACCCGGCACAACGGGCGCAGCGACGGCGCTCATCCGTCCGGAACAATTCTTCCTCGCGGAAGCCGGCAGCGACGCCCCAAGCCTCGACATCGACCTGGAGCAGATCGTCTTCGTCGGCTCGACCTTCGAGCTTTTCGGCCGCACGGCGACGGGCCGGCGCGTCATCGCAGAAATCCCGGCAACGCGGCGCAATCTCGTCGGCGAGGTCGAACAGACCCGTCATGCACGCCTCGCCTACGATCCGGCGGCAGTGCACCTCATTCCGGCGGAGGCCGCCTGA
- a CDS encoding ABC transporter permease: MSSIAFRRRAQLAVLLGPVSLFLAVFFLGPLSIMIVTSFLAPGLYGGVEWSWYPHNYGRILGFADPMFEDFDPVYIAIFLRSLRIAALTVVATLLVCYPAAFCISRLSERWKNFCLFLITLPFFASLIVRLFVWVLILRPTGLANDVLLNTGLIAQPLDLIYTEGAIILGMVYVFIPFMFMPVYASVEKLDWTLVRASLDLGAGPIRTFLRIILPLTAPGIAGGAVIVFIPALGNFIVPTILGGAKVMMLGNLIEQQFLAARNWPFGSALAMMVMSVMLVLLFVYVVISGRRGLDAATGR; this comes from the coding sequence ATGTCGTCGATCGCCTTTCGCCGCCGCGCCCAGCTTGCCGTCCTGCTCGGTCCGGTCTCGCTGTTCCTCGCGGTCTTCTTCCTCGGCCCGCTCTCCATCATGATCGTGACGAGTTTTCTTGCGCCCGGCCTCTATGGCGGGGTGGAGTGGAGCTGGTATCCGCACAACTACGGCCGCATCCTCGGCTTCGCCGACCCGATGTTCGAGGATTTCGACCCGGTCTATATCGCGATCTTCCTGCGCTCGCTGAGGATCGCGGCGCTCACCGTCGTCGCAACGCTTCTCGTCTGCTACCCGGCCGCCTTCTGCATCAGCCGTCTTTCCGAGCGCTGGAAGAATTTCTGCCTCTTCCTCATCACGCTCCCCTTCTTTGCCAGCCTCATCGTCCGGCTCTTCGTCTGGGTGCTGATCCTGCGCCCCACCGGGCTTGCCAACGACGTGCTCCTGAACACCGGCCTCATCGCCCAGCCGCTGGATCTCATCTATACCGAAGGCGCGATCATCCTCGGCATGGTCTATGTCTTCATCCCGTTCATGTTCATGCCGGTCTATGCGAGCGTCGAAAAGCTCGACTGGACGCTGGTGCGCGCCTCACTCGATCTCGGCGCGGGGCCGATCCGCACCTTCCTGCGCATCATCCTGCCCCTGACGGCGCCCGGCATTGCGGGCGGCGCGGTCATCGTCTTCATCCCCGCGCTCGGCAACTTCATCGTGCCGACCATCCTTGGCGGCGCGAAGGTGATGATGCTCGGCAATCTCATCGAGCAGCAGTTCCTCGCCGCGCGCAACTGGCCCTTCGGCTCGGCGCTCGCGATGATGGTGATGAGCGTGATGCTGGTGCTGCTCTTCGTCTATGTGGTGATTTCCGGCCGCCGCGGCCTCGATGCCGCAACCGGGCGCTGA
- a CDS encoding MurR/RpiR family transcriptional regulator, whose protein sequence is MSKRILKLVQSDDLRRSKSDKLLAHYIERNIAEIPFETARSIAHRLQVSPMTVGRYLRRMGFDGLDELKSELRHGSSNPAWQVKGRVDRLQQDRQEGKLLAGLIQQQIDNLGQIYAITSAPEWQQTIDALIGASEVYVAAYQNVRGIAQYFASQLSYTRPRVQFVDGLNGTYAELLDGSVEGRLLFLHDVRRFSAKARPLALEARRAGVKVVLLTDEFCPWGAEVSDICLIVPGSHGPLWDGAATMTAVMDLLLSNIIVVLGEEVSERVDTLTRLQDVFGDFET, encoded by the coding sequence GTGTCGAAACGCATTCTGAAGCTCGTTCAGTCCGACGACCTCAGGCGGTCCAAATCCGACAAGCTGCTCGCCCATTATATCGAGCGGAACATCGCCGAGATTCCCTTCGAGACCGCGCGTTCCATCGCCCATCGTCTTCAGGTCTCGCCGATGACCGTCGGCCGCTATCTGCGGCGCATGGGCTTCGACGGGCTGGACGAGTTGAAGAGCGAATTGCGCCACGGCAGCTCCAACCCGGCCTGGCAGGTCAAGGGCCGGGTCGACCGGCTGCAGCAGGACCGGCAGGAGGGCAAGCTGCTCGCCGGCCTCATCCAGCAGCAGATCGACAATCTCGGCCAGATCTACGCCATCACCAGTGCGCCGGAATGGCAGCAGACCATCGATGCGCTGATCGGCGCGAGCGAGGTCTATGTCGCGGCCTACCAGAACGTGCGCGGCATCGCGCAATATTTCGCCAGCCAGCTTTCCTATACGCGTCCGCGCGTGCAGTTCGTCGACGGGCTGAACGGCACCTATGCGGAACTGCTCGACGGGTCCGTCGAGGGGCGGCTGCTCTTCCTGCATGACGTGCGCCGCTTCTCCGCCAAGGCGCGGCCGCTGGCGCTGGAGGCGCGGCGCGCCGGTGTCAAGGTGGTGCTGCTGACCGACGAATTCTGTCCCTGGGGAGCGGAGGTCTCCGATATCTGCCTCATCGTGCCCGGCTCGCACGGTCCCCTCTGGGACGGGGCCGCAACCATGACTGCCGTCATGGACCTGTTGCTCAGCAACATCATAGTCGTGCTCGGCGAGGAGGTCAGCGAGCGGGTCGATACGCTTACCCGCCTGCAGGACGTTTTCGGGGATTTCGAGACCTGA